The following are encoded together in the Serratia odorifera genome:
- a CDS encoding SulP family inorganic anion transporter: MNLSTLRNDIPAGVVVFLVALPLSLGIAQASGLPPFVGLLTGVIGGIVVTMLSPSRYAVSGPAAGLVTIVVGAMETLGSFSLLLVALIMAGALQLIFGLLRAGRWISLVPGTVIQGMLAAIGILLIMQQVPVALGYQGEESLSAILSAGTDLLSPASALVALVALFIMWLWTTAPIKRIKMMSYVPGPLVAVLWGSLAVIFGDRLLPEGMGSMPRIALPQFDSVDELGAQLSRPDWQGAWRNPSVYLIAVTLALVASLETLLSQEALKKLKSQTPVPSPDKEMRAQGVGNMLSGFLGGLPITAVIVRSSVNVNAGARSKVSILLHGVLLLLCGLFFSDLLNTIPLASLAAVLLYTGYKLASPALFVTQWRMGLPQFVPFIVTVGGIIVFGMLAGIAVGLMAQLLCSTYKSHHNALQLTRYDDHYVVRFHQNLTFLHNPRLQLLLAQIPDNCVVIAEHDNAEYIDPDVRAMLADFGASAATRGITLNRWPVQI; this comes from the coding sequence ATGAACTTAAGCACTCTGCGTAATGACATTCCCGCCGGGGTGGTGGTCTTTCTGGTGGCGCTGCCGCTGAGTCTGGGCATTGCGCAGGCCAGTGGGCTGCCACCGTTTGTTGGCCTGCTGACCGGGGTGATTGGCGGTATTGTGGTGACGATGCTCAGCCCGTCGCGCTATGCGGTCAGCGGCCCGGCTGCCGGCCTGGTCACCATTGTGGTCGGCGCGATGGAAACCCTCGGCTCGTTTTCCTTGCTGTTGGTGGCGTTGATCATGGCCGGCGCGTTACAGCTGATTTTTGGTCTGTTGCGTGCCGGGCGCTGGATTTCGCTGGTGCCGGGAACGGTGATCCAGGGCATGCTGGCGGCAATCGGTATTTTGCTGATTATGCAGCAAGTGCCGGTGGCTCTGGGCTATCAGGGAGAAGAAAGCCTGAGCGCGATACTGTCGGCAGGCACGGATCTCTTGTCGCCAGCATCGGCATTGGTGGCGTTGGTCGCCTTGTTTATCATGTGGCTGTGGACCACGGCGCCGATTAAGCGTATCAAAATGATGAGCTATGTGCCCGGCCCGCTGGTGGCTGTTCTGTGGGGCAGTCTGGCGGTCATTTTTGGCGATCGCCTGTTGCCGGAAGGCATGGGCAGCATGCCGCGCATTGCATTGCCCCAGTTTGACAGCGTCGATGAGCTGGGCGCGCAGTTGAGCCGCCCTGATTGGCAAGGCGCATGGCGTAATCCGTCGGTATATCTGATTGCCGTGACCCTGGCGTTGGTGGCAAGCCTGGAAACGCTGCTCAGTCAGGAAGCGCTGAAGAAATTGAAATCGCAAACGCCGGTTCCATCGCCGGACAAAGAAATGCGTGCGCAGGGCGTGGGTAATATGTTGAGCGGTTTTCTTGGTGGTTTACCGATTACTGCGGTTATTGTACGCAGCTCGGTGAACGTCAACGCCGGCGCGCGCAGTAAGGTGTCGATTCTGCTGCATGGTGTACTGCTGCTGCTGTGTGGGCTGTTCTTCAGCGATCTGTTGAACACCATTCCATTGGCCAGCCTGGCGGCGGTACTGTTGTATACCGGCTATAAGCTGGCTTCACCGGCACTTTTCGTTACCCAGTGGCGTATGGGATTACCGCAGTTCGTACCGTTTATCGTTACCGTCGGCGGTATTATCGTATTTGGCATGCTGGCGGGGATCGCGGTGGGGCTGATGGCGCAGCTGCTGTGCAGCACCTATAAGAGTCACCACAATGCGTTGCAACTGACGCGTTATGACGACCATTACGTGGTGCGTTTTCACCAGAACCTGACTTTCCTGCATAATCCACGTTTACAGCTGTTGTTGGCGCAGATCCCGGACAACTGCGTAGTGATTGCCGAGCATGACAATGCCGAATACATCGATCCGGACGTTCGCGCCATGCTGGCTGACTTCGGCGCCAGTGCGGCGACCCGGGGGATTACCTTAAACCGCTGGCCGGTTCAGATATAG
- a CDS encoding carbonic anhydrase → MTILKPLLARNRSWALQQRQRNPHYFRKHVAGQQPQALWIGCSDSRVPAEVLTGAHPGELFVHRNIANMVLEDDDSLMSVLQYALDYLHVSAIVLCGHYGCGGVQAAVNLPNMPLSQEDSALARRLVHLRRSLANELQHYQQAEDDETARLNRLIEAHVVTQVGHLIASQPVRQAWEQGKTLDVFGCVYDLQDGHLKELVHQDSMEARHELKHSA, encoded by the coding sequence GTGACGATACTCAAACCCCTTTTAGCCAGAAACCGAAGCTGGGCGCTACAGCAGCGTCAGCGTAACCCTCATTACTTTCGCAAGCATGTTGCCGGCCAGCAGCCGCAGGCGTTATGGATTGGCTGCTCTGACAGCCGTGTACCCGCGGAAGTGCTGACCGGCGCTCACCCCGGCGAACTTTTCGTTCATCGTAATATCGCCAATATGGTTTTGGAGGATGACGATAGTCTGATGAGCGTATTGCAATACGCGTTGGACTATCTACACGTTTCCGCCATCGTGCTGTGCGGCCATTACGGCTGCGGCGGCGTGCAGGCGGCGGTGAATCTGCCGAATATGCCGTTGTCGCAGGAAGACAGCGCGCTGGCGCGTCGGCTGGTGCATTTACGACGCTCGCTGGCCAACGAACTGCAGCATTATCAGCAGGCAGAGGACGATGAGACGGCGCGGTTGAATCGTCTGATTGAAGCCCATGTGGTCACGCAAGTTGGCCATCTGATCGCCAGCCAACCGGTACGACAGGCGTGGGAACAGGGCAAGACGTTGGACGTTTTCGGTTGTGTTTATGATTTGCAAGACGGTCATTTGAAGGAATTGGTTCATCAGGACAGTATGGAGGCGCGCCATGAACTTAAGCACTCTGCGTAA